TGCTGCCTGAGGGGAATCAATACCTCCAACACCAATAAGAGGCTTTTTGCCTTCTGTGATTTCACTTAGCCATTTAACTACCTGAGTACTTCTGTTTTGAATAGCTCGTCCGCTAAGCCCTCCATTTCCAATTTTATTTAATACCTCAGTCCCAGTTTTTAAATCATCTCTTATCGATGAAGTATTTGTAGCAACATATCCGGCTATCCCATAATCTTCACAGATATGCACCAATCTTTCAAGAGCTTCTTTGTCGATATCTACGGTGAATTTTACGAGTGAAGGAACCTTAACATTTTTTGGCTTGAGAGTAGCTAATAAATCTTCCAGAGCCTGAGGGTCTTCAAAAGTTTTGCCTTCTCCGGTATTTGGGCAAGAGATGTTGATAGTAATATAATCAGCAACGTCTTGGGCTTTTTCGTAGCTATGGAGGTAGTCTTGTAGTGCGTCGTTTCCATGAATAGAAGTATCGTTTGTTTTGGCGATATTAACACCAAGCGGGATATCGAGCGATAAATCAGAAAGGCGTTGGGTAATAGCATCAGCACCTTCGTTATTCAGTCCCATCCGGTTGATCAAAGAATGATCGTCAGGCAAACGAAAGGCACGGGGTTTAGGATTACCTTTGGAAGCTTTTGCAGTAATGCTTCCTATCTCAACAAATCCGAAACCAAGAGATTGCATGGCTTTAGGAGTAGTACCGTTTTTATCGAATCCGGCTGCTAAACCGATGGGGTTTGGAAACGTTAAACCCATTAATTCTTGCTCTAAACCTTCATCACTTTCTCCATAAATTGAAGAGGAAAGTTCCTGAAGCAGCTTAGAATTATTTGTTTTTGAAGCCATTGAAAGTGCCCATTCATGAGCGGTTTCGGCATCAGTTTTAAACAAAAACGGTCTGAGAAGATTTTGA
Above is a window of Balneola sp. DNA encoding:
- a CDS encoding dihydroorotate dehydrogenase (quinone), which gives rise to MNYQNLLRPFLFKTDAETAHEWALSMASKTNNSKLLQELSSSIYGESDEGLEQELMGLTFPNPIGLAAGFDKNGTTPKAMQSLGFGFVEIGSITAKASKGNPKPRAFRLPDDHSLINRMGLNNEGADAITQRLSDLSLDIPLGVNIAKTNDTSIHGNDALQDYLHSYEKAQDVADYITINISCPNTGEGKTFEDPQALEDLLATLKPKNVKVPSLVKFTVDIDKEALERLVHICEDYGIAGYVATNTSSIRDDLKTGTEVLNKIGNGGLSGRAIQNRSTQVVKWLSEITEGKKPLIGVGGIDSPQAAFDKLEAGANLIQIYTGLVYEGPGLVGRIKKALKDRA